The following proteins come from a genomic window of Achromobacter sp. AONIH1:
- a CDS encoding MFS transporter encodes MPGWRVLLLAVACALSVANVYYAQPLLGAMGREFGLDEAAVGMVVTATQIGCAVALLLVVPLGDLLDRRRLMIGQLVLLMLALAAVATASGAGWLLAGMAALGLLGTAMAQGLLALSAALAAPGERGRVVGAAQGGVVIGLLLARTLSGALADLWGWRAVYLMSAALSALLAVALALGLPRRRLPSAGMGYGALLRSMYALVLTEPVLRVRGMIALLMFAAVSVFWTALVLPLSAPPHALSHTAIGAFGLVGVAGVLMAARAGRLADGGQGQRTTGAGLVLLCLSWIPLALLDWSLWALALGVLLLDVALQALHVTNQAMIFSIGAQAHSRLVGAYMLFYAAGSGLGAIAATTVYAHAGWPGVCALGAGFSAAALLFWLATLPRGVAAKPREGQCQNAAG; translated from the coding sequence ATGCCCGGCTGGCGGGTGCTGTTGCTGGCCGTGGCTTGCGCGCTCAGCGTGGCCAACGTGTATTACGCGCAGCCCTTGCTGGGCGCGATGGGCCGTGAGTTCGGGCTGGACGAGGCGGCGGTGGGCATGGTGGTGACCGCCACGCAGATCGGCTGCGCCGTGGCGTTGCTGCTGGTGGTGCCGCTGGGCGACCTGCTGGACCGGCGGCGCCTGATGATCGGCCAGCTGGTGTTGCTGATGCTGGCCCTGGCGGCGGTGGCCACCGCGTCGGGGGCCGGCTGGCTGCTGGCGGGCATGGCCGCGCTGGGATTGCTGGGCACGGCCATGGCGCAGGGTCTGCTGGCGCTGTCGGCGGCGCTGGCCGCGCCCGGCGAGCGCGGCCGCGTGGTCGGCGCGGCCCAGGGCGGGGTGGTGATCGGCCTGCTGCTGGCGCGCACCTTGTCCGGCGCGCTGGCCGATCTGTGGGGCTGGCGCGCGGTCTATCTGATGTCGGCGGCGCTGTCCGCGCTGCTGGCCGTGGCGCTGGCGCTGGGCCTGCCGCGCCGCCGGCTGCCGTCGGCCGGCATGGGCTATGGGGCCTTGCTGCGCTCCATGTATGCGTTGGTGCTGACCGAGCCGGTGCTGCGGGTGCGAGGCATGATCGCGCTGCTGATGTTCGCCGCCGTCAGCGTGTTCTGGACCGCGCTGGTGCTGCCGCTGTCGGCGCCGCCGCACGCGTTGAGCCACACCGCCATCGGCGCGTTCGGGCTGGTGGGCGTGGCCGGCGTGCTGATGGCGGCGCGCGCCGGCCGGCTGGCCGATGGCGGGCAGGGCCAGCGCACCACGGGCGCGGGCCTCGTGCTGCTGTGCCTGTCGTGGATCCCGCTGGCGCTGCTGGACTGGAGCCTGTGGGCGCTGGCGCTGGGCGTGCTGCTGCTGGACGTGGCGCTGCAGGCGCTGCACGTGACCAACCAGGCCATGATCTTCAGCATCGGCGCGCAGGCGCACAGCCGGCTGGTCGGCGCCTACATGCTGTTCTACGCGGCTGGCAGCGGCCTGGGCGCGATCGCGGCCACGACGGTGTACGCGCATGCCGGCTGGCCGGGCGTATGCGCGCTGGGCGCGGGCTTCAGCGCGGCGGCGCTGTTGTTCTGGCTGGCGACGCTGCCGCGCGGCGTGGCCGCGAAGCCGCGTGAGGGGCAGTGCCAGAACGCCGCGGGTTGA
- a CDS encoding acyl-CoA dehydrogenase, with protein sequence MPYQAPVKDMLFVLNHLAGLPAVAALPGFEEATPDTAQAVLEEAAHFAGEVLAPLNQPADREPGAWRDGAVTTAPGFKQAFRQYAEAGWQGMNHPAEYGGQGLPGLLGAATSEMLNAANLSFSLCPLLTNGAIEALLTAGSAELRERYIGPMISGKWTGTMNLTEPQAGSDLALLRSRAEPQGDGSYRISGTKIFITYGEHDLAENIIHLVLARLPDAPEGVKGISLFLVPKFLVNADGSLGQRNDVHCVSIEHKLGIKASPTATLQFGDAGGAVGYLIGQENRGLDAMFIMMNAARFAVGMQGVAVSDRAYQHALAYAAERVQSRPVDGSSREAVTIIHHPDVRRILGTMRAVTEAGRALAYYTAGHADLAHASPDEKARARHLAVQEYLVPIVKGWCTEMSIEVASLGVQVHGGMGFIEETGAAQFYRDARILAIYEGTTAIQANDLVGRKTLRDGGAVARWLLDQVRQTEDALLARNDPAATRVAGPLKAAREALSSAVDYVLANAAGKTNAVFAAAVPYLMLAGTTLAGWQMARALLASLDLKQEDPGFHAAKIATAQAYALHKLTQAPGLAAVVLGSGEYEVQP encoded by the coding sequence ATGCCGTACCAAGCCCCCGTCAAAGACATGCTGTTCGTGCTCAACCACCTGGCGGGCCTGCCCGCCGTGGCGGCCCTGCCCGGCTTCGAGGAAGCCACGCCCGACACCGCCCAGGCGGTGCTGGAGGAAGCCGCGCACTTCGCCGGCGAGGTGCTGGCCCCGCTGAACCAGCCCGCCGACCGCGAGCCCGGCGCCTGGCGCGATGGCGCCGTCACCACCGCGCCCGGCTTCAAGCAGGCCTTCCGCCAGTACGCCGAGGCCGGCTGGCAGGGCATGAACCACCCCGCCGAATACGGCGGCCAGGGCCTGCCCGGCCTGCTGGGCGCGGCCACCTCGGAAATGCTGAACGCCGCCAACCTGTCGTTCTCGCTGTGTCCGCTGCTGACCAACGGCGCCATCGAGGCGCTGCTGACCGCCGGCTCGGCCGAGCTGCGCGAGCGCTACATCGGCCCGATGATCTCCGGCAAGTGGACTGGCACCATGAACCTGACCGAGCCGCAGGCCGGCTCGGACCTGGCCCTGCTGCGCTCGCGCGCCGAACCGCAAGGCGACGGCAGCTACCGCATCTCCGGCACCAAGATCTTCATCACCTACGGCGAGCATGATCTGGCCGAGAACATCATCCACCTGGTGCTGGCCCGCCTGCCCGACGCGCCCGAGGGCGTGAAGGGCATCTCGCTGTTCCTGGTGCCGAAGTTCCTGGTCAACGCCGACGGCTCGCTGGGCCAGCGCAACGACGTGCACTGCGTGTCCATCGAGCACAAGCTCGGCATCAAGGCCAGCCCCACCGCCACGCTGCAATTCGGCGACGCCGGCGGCGCCGTGGGCTACCTGATCGGCCAGGAGAACCGTGGCCTGGACGCCATGTTCATCATGATGAACGCCGCGCGCTTCGCCGTCGGCATGCAGGGCGTGGCCGTGTCCGACCGCGCCTACCAGCATGCGCTGGCCTATGCCGCCGAACGCGTGCAGAGCCGTCCGGTGGATGGCTCGTCGCGCGAGGCCGTGACCATCATCCACCACCCGGATGTGCGCCGCATCCTGGGCACCATGCGCGCCGTCACCGAGGCCGGCCGCGCGCTGGCCTACTACACGGCCGGCCATGCCGACCTGGCGCACGCTTCGCCCGACGAGAAGGCCCGCGCGCGCCATCTGGCGGTGCAGGAATACCTGGTGCCCATCGTCAAGGGCTGGTGCACCGAGATGTCGATCGAGGTCGCCAGCCTGGGGGTGCAGGTGCACGGCGGCATGGGCTTCATCGAGGAGACCGGCGCTGCGCAGTTCTACCGCGACGCGCGCATCCTGGCCATCTACGAAGGCACCACCGCGATCCAGGCCAACGACCTGGTGGGCCGCAAGACGCTGCGCGACGGCGGCGCCGTGGCGCGCTGGCTGCTGGACCAGGTTCGCCAGACCGAGGATGCGCTGCTGGCCCGCAACGATCCGGCCGCCACCCGCGTGGCCGGCCCGCTCAAGGCGGCCCGCGAGGCGCTGTCCAGCGCCGTGGACTACGTGCTGGCCAACGCGGCCGGCAAGACCAACGCCGTGTTCGCCGCGGCCGTGCCCTACCTGATGCTGGCCGGCACCACGCTGGCCGGCTGGCAGATGGCGCGCGCGCTGCTGGCCAGCCTGGACCTCAAGCAGGAAGACCCCGGGTTCCACGCCGCCAAGATCGCCACGGCGCAGGCTTATGCGCTGCACAAGCTGACCCAGGCGCCGGGGCTGGCCGCCGTGGTGCTCGGCTCGGGCGAGTACGAAGTACAGCCCTGA
- a CDS encoding acyl-CoA synthetase — MSSMYDHGLGRRDANYEALTPVDFIARAAEVYGDRLAVVHGKVRRNWRQTYERAQRLAGALAQAGIKRGDTVAVMLPNIPAMVEAHFGVPMLGAVLNTLNTRLDTPSVLFMLGHGEARALIIDTEYAELAQRARAEFPHLAVISVHDLDGAPAALPGATDYEAFLAAAPATFDWQPPADEWDAIALNYTSGTTGDPKGVVYHYRGAYLNAVSNILEWDMPKHPVYLWTLPLFHCNGWCFAWTVAARAGVNVCLRKFDPKTVFDLIRAEGVTHYCGAPIVQSALANAPAELRAGITHTVRTMVAGAAPAPAVIAKMKEIGFELTHVYGLTEVYGPAAVCARQASWDTLEDEERALLNARQGVRYHLQAGVSVRDPETMLEVPADEQTVGEIMFRGNICMKGYLKNERATEDAFAGGWFHTGDLGVMTPDGYIRIKDRSKDIIISGGENISSIEVEDALYRHPSVAAVAVVAMPDPKWGETPCAFVELKPGCSATAEEIIAHCKLLLPGFKVPRAVRFGELPKTSTGKIQKFELRAAVGATSAIDLSGPAADPSKSA, encoded by the coding sequence ATGAGCAGCATGTACGACCATGGGCTGGGCCGTCGCGACGCCAACTACGAGGCGCTCACGCCGGTGGACTTCATCGCCCGCGCGGCCGAAGTGTACGGCGACCGGCTCGCCGTGGTCCACGGTAAGGTGCGCCGCAACTGGCGCCAGACCTACGAGCGCGCGCAGCGCCTTGCAGGCGCGCTGGCGCAGGCCGGCATCAAGCGCGGCGACACCGTGGCCGTCATGCTGCCGAACATCCCGGCCATGGTCGAGGCGCACTTCGGCGTGCCCATGCTGGGCGCCGTGCTCAACACACTGAACACGCGGCTGGACACGCCCAGCGTGCTGTTCATGCTGGGCCATGGCGAGGCCCGCGCCCTCATCATCGACACCGAGTACGCCGAGCTGGCGCAGCGCGCCCGCGCCGAATTCCCGCACCTGGCCGTGATCTCGGTGCACGACCTGGACGGCGCACCCGCCGCCCTGCCCGGCGCGACCGATTACGAAGCCTTCCTGGCCGCCGCGCCCGCCACGTTCGACTGGCAGCCGCCGGCCGACGAGTGGGACGCCATCGCGCTGAACTACACGTCCGGCACCACCGGCGATCCCAAGGGCGTGGTCTATCACTATCGCGGCGCCTACCTGAACGCCGTCAGCAACATCCTTGAATGGGACATGCCCAAGCATCCGGTCTACCTCTGGACGCTGCCGCTGTTCCACTGCAACGGCTGGTGCTTCGCCTGGACCGTGGCCGCGCGCGCCGGCGTCAACGTCTGCCTGCGCAAGTTCGATCCCAAGACCGTGTTCGACCTGATCCGCGCCGAAGGCGTGACGCACTACTGCGGCGCGCCCATCGTGCAGAGCGCGCTGGCCAACGCGCCGGCCGAGCTGCGCGCCGGCATCACGCACACGGTCCGCACCATGGTCGCCGGCGCCGCGCCCGCGCCCGCCGTGATCGCCAAGATGAAGGAGATCGGCTTCGAGCTGACCCACGTCTACGGCCTGACCGAGGTCTACGGCCCGGCCGCCGTCTGCGCCCGCCAGGCATCCTGGGACACGCTGGAAGACGAAGAGCGCGCCCTGCTCAACGCGCGCCAGGGCGTGCGCTATCACCTGCAGGCCGGCGTATCGGTGCGCGATCCCGAAACCATGCTCGAAGTCCCGGCCGACGAGCAGACCGTGGGCGAGATCATGTTCCGCGGCAACATCTGCATGAAGGGCTACCTGAAGAACGAGCGCGCCACCGAAGACGCCTTCGCCGGCGGCTGGTTCCACACCGGCGACCTGGGCGTGATGACGCCCGACGGCTACATCCGCATCAAGGACCGCAGCAAGGACATCATCATCTCCGGCGGCGAGAACATCTCCAGCATCGAGGTCGAGGACGCGCTCTACCGCCACCCCTCGGTGGCCGCCGTGGCCGTGGTCGCCATGCCCGATCCCAAGTGGGGCGAGACGCCCTGCGCCTTCGTCGAGCTCAAACCCGGCTGCAGCGCCACCGCCGAGGAAATCATCGCGCACTGCAAGCTGCTGCTGCCCGGCTTCAAGGTGCCGCGCGCGGTGCGCTTCGGCGAGCTGCCCAAGACCTCCACCGGCAAGATCCAGAAATTCGAACTGCGCGCGGCCGTGGGCGCCACCAGCGCCATCGACCTGTCCGGCCCCGCCGCCGATCCCAGCAAGTCCGCCTGA
- a CDS encoding Crp/Fnr family transcriptional regulator: MSDVSNIVSPEELARLFGNCAWFGALDPAHRQLVLATSRAEHVPGGAWIARRNAPSDHWLGVHSGLLKLAIYNESGRSCTFSGVPRGGWFGEGSVIKRELRKYDVVAIQPSLVMLVPAATFHALLAASLPFSHFVISQLNDRMGEFIASIQNHRLLDADARVAQSLAQLFNPQLYPSTDLTLTISQEELGYLTGLSRQRVNQALQALTDQGVLALAYNQIKVLDLDRLRRYGLDQL, encoded by the coding sequence ATGTCCGATGTTTCAAACATTGTTTCCCCTGAAGAACTTGCAAGGCTCTTCGGGAATTGCGCCTGGTTCGGCGCGCTCGACCCCGCGCACCGGCAGCTGGTGCTGGCCACGTCGCGCGCCGAGCATGTGCCGGGCGGCGCCTGGATCGCGCGGCGCAACGCGCCGTCGGATCACTGGCTGGGCGTGCACAGCGGGCTGTTGAAGCTCGCCATCTACAACGAGTCGGGCCGCAGCTGCACGTTCTCGGGCGTGCCGCGCGGCGGCTGGTTCGGGGAGGGCAGCGTGATCAAGCGCGAGCTGCGCAAGTACGACGTGGTGGCGATCCAGCCTTCGCTGGTCATGCTGGTGCCGGCCGCCACGTTTCACGCGCTGCTGGCGGCCAGCCTGCCGTTCTCGCATTTCGTCATCAGCCAGTTGAACGACCGCATGGGCGAATTCATCGCGTCGATCCAGAACCACCGGCTGCTGGACGCCGACGCGCGCGTGGCGCAGTCGCTGGCGCAGCTGTTCAATCCGCAGCTGTATCCTTCCACCGACCTGACGCTGACGATCTCGCAGGAAGAGCTGGGCTATCTGACCGGCCTGTCGCGCCAGCGCGTGAACCAGGCATTGCAGGCGCTGACCGACCAGGGCGTGCTGGCGCTGGCCTACAACCAGATCAAGGTGCTGGACCTGGACCGGCTGCGGCGCTACGGGCTGGATCAGTTGTAG
- a CDS encoding MarR family winged helix-turn-helix transcriptional regulator, which yields MATGKPDAWSLFLTAHALVVEEIEKRLSAADLPPLAWYDALWALERAPEGTARMYEMAERMVIARYNLTRLMDRIEAAGLVERFRSEEDRRATYARLTPKGRALRREMWKVYGPAIDELFLSQLPEAQQDAMAEQFRHIARHVRALSRSKAG from the coding sequence ATGGCCACAGGCAAGCCCGATGCCTGGAGCCTCTTCCTGACTGCGCATGCGCTGGTGGTGGAAGAGATAGAAAAGCGACTGTCCGCCGCGGACCTGCCGCCGCTGGCCTGGTACGACGCGCTGTGGGCGCTGGAACGCGCGCCGGAAGGCACGGCGCGCATGTACGAAATGGCCGAGCGCATGGTGATCGCGCGCTACAACCTGACGCGCCTGATGGACCGCATCGAAGCCGCCGGCCTGGTCGAGCGCTTCCGCTCGGAAGAAGACCGCCGCGCCACCTACGCGCGGCTCACGCCCAAGGGCCGCGCGCTGCGCCGCGAGATGTGGAAGGTATACGGACCGGCCATCGACGAGCTGTTCCTGTCGCAGTTGCCCGAAGCGCAGCAGGACGCCATGGCCGAGCAATTCCGCCATATCGCGCGCCATGTGCGCGCGCTGTCACGTTCAAAGGCCGGCTGA